The segment TTTACCAGAGCAAACATACCAAATAAAGAGAGTGTTCTGGAAGTCACACAGTGGAGACTGTAAATAGAATTGTTACAAAAAATTGCATTTAAAGATAAATTACAGAGTTTTGTTTTAGCACTCAGTATTACTGAGACTGTGATCTGACAAGCAGGCACAAGCCAAGCTAAACCCAGCATAATACTCACTCTGGCTCTTCTCATGATAGTTGGATATTGCAGAGGTTTACATATAGACACATATCTGTCATAGGCCATGGCTGCCAACAGAAAGAATTCTGAACCACTTAAGGAGTAGTATAGAAAAAACTGAAAGAGACAGGCTGAATATGATATGATCTGTTTTTCAGATAAAAAGTCAATTAACAACCCTGGGTACATAGCAGTGCTGAATACAACAgagttcagcagcagagctgCAATGAAAATGTACATCGGCTCATGAAGGTTCTTGTGTATCCAAATAAGGCACACAACGGTGACATTAAAGAAGATTATcataatatatactgtaaacattataaaaaaataaaaatacctgtATTTGCCCATTTCCTCATATCCACCAAGAGTTATATATGTTAAATTTAATCCGTCATCCATGAAGAATGTCACAAATTAAAGTATTGATGAaaaaaataggcctactatataTTCAAGCATAAATTCTTAATATAAAGACTGTATTAGCATGAAATATGGATCTGATTCCTATTCATTTAAACATATCTGACCTTAAACTGCTGAGTTCTGAAAGTGAACAGTTTGTGTCAGGCCACATATTTTATAACATTTCTTCAGCCTCCATGGATTTCATTAACTCCTCCACCAAGAGCTGTTGCTGGGTTGGTGCGAGGCCCTAATCACTGTCCTGCGTGTACACTAaccacagtaacacacacataaaactcTAGGTCCTGTTCAACTTAAAGTTACACTGCACAGTTTCACGAGTTTCACAAGCAGTAAGTCCTACTAGCAATGAACAGAGTGCTGTGTTGTTCATCACAAAAGTCAGGACCAAACTTAACAAATTTTTTATTGCAACATTGTGCAGCCACTGTATGGCCCCTCGACAGCTACAACAGAATCCTACTCTGGATGCCTGAGCCTACAGGCTTTTTTCAACATTATTTACTTATACtacttaaaacaacaaatacaacaaaataaggAATTAATTAGATTATAt is part of the Micropterus dolomieu isolate WLL.071019.BEF.003 ecotype Adirondacks linkage group LG07, ASM2129224v1, whole genome shotgun sequence genome and harbors:
- the LOC123974036 gene encoding olfactory receptor 11H2-like, with amino-acid sequence MDDGLNLTYITLGGYEEMGKYRYFYFFIMFTVYIMIIFFNVTVVCLIWIHKNLHEPMYIFIAALLLNSVVFSTAMYPGLLIDFLSEKQIISYSACLFQFFLYYSLSGSEFFLLAAMAYDRYVSICKPLQYPTIMRRARVSIMLGLAWLVPACQITVSVILSAKTKLCNLSLNAIFCNNSIYSLHCVTSRTLSLFGMFALVNIALFPFLFILFTYTRILVISCQSCKEVRKKAAQTCLPHVIVLVSFSCLCAYDVMIVRLGSDFPKTVRFIMTLQGVLYHPLFNPIIYGLKMKEISKHLKKLFCQI